CGAAGCGGGGCTTCGGTCCTTCACGGCGGCGAGCATCGACGCAAGCCGCTCCGGCGAGCGACCGCAGCCCGCGATGACGGCGCCGCGCTCCGCGAGGTCCTCGGCCAGACGCCGGCCGATCCCGCTCGAGGCTCCGGTAATCAGGATCACCTGATTGCGAAAATCCATGCTCGGGAATGCTTCGGTTCCCTTATCGTGCGAAACGCCTTCCCGGCCGCGAACAGATTCACGCCCGGAAGCGAGGCCGAGCAAGCGCCGCGACGGTCGCCCCGGCGCCGCCGGCCCTTTGTCGCCTTGCACCTTTCAGAACGGAAGGCAGGCACGCAGGGCGCCCTCCAAGTGGGGGTACCGGAAACGGTAGCCCAGCTTTTGCGCTACGGCGGGTAAAACCTTTTGACCCGTGAGAATCACGTCCGCCATCTCACCGAGCGCCAGACGGAGCACCAAGGCCGGCACAGGAAGCCAGCAAGGCCGGTGCAAAACCTTCGCGAGCGTCCGGCAGAAATCTTTCATGGTCACCGGGTTTGGCGCAGTGGCGTTCACCGGGCCGGAGACCTCGGGATGTTCGAGCACGTACATCATGAGGTCGATCTGGTCGTCCATATGGATCCAGGACACCCACTGTTTCCCTGTGCCCAGGGGACCACCAAGAAAGAATCTGAACGGAGGCAGCATCTTTGCCAGCACGCCGCCGCGCCCCAGCACGATCCCGATGCGCAGGTAGACGACCCGAACCCCCATCGGCTCGGCTTTCCGCGCCGCTTCTTCCCATTTGCGTGCCGTCTCGGCGAGAAATCCAACGCCCGGGGAGGATTGTTCGGTGATGGTTTCGTCGCCCCGGTCGCCGTAATAGCCGATCGCCGACGCGTTGAGCAGGAACGCCGGCTTGTTCTTCGCCTTGTCGATCGCCCTGACGATCGCCTCGGTGGTTTCGACGCGACTGGCGAGGATCTTTTGCTTTTGGGCTCTGGTCCAGCGCCTGGCCGCAATCGGTTCGCCGGCGAGATTGATGATTCCGTCGGCCCCGTCGACAAGGCTCTCCCACTCGCCGCCGGCGCCCGGGGTCCAGGTTATCCAGCGCCGGCCCGGCTGCACGGGCTGTTGGCGCGAGGAGCGCATGAGCAGCGTCAACGCGTGGCCCCGGGAGGCAAGACGGTCCGTCAGAACGGAGCCGATGAAACCCGTTGCTCCGGTCACCATCAAGTTCATATCGCTCCCTCCGGCGCCTCGCGGCCGTTGACCCTTTCCGGCCCGCTTAACCGGGTATCCGGCAGGTGATATGTTGAGCACGATGAAACAATTTCGCGGGTGAAGAGTCAAGATGAATCCGGCGCGAGAAAGGGGCCGCCGCGTGGCCGTGACCGGTCTCGGCGTCGTCAGCCCCTGCGGAATCGGA
This sequence is a window from Candidatus Zixiibacteriota bacterium. Protein-coding genes within it:
- a CDS encoding TIGR01777 family oxidoreductase codes for the protein MNLMVTGATGFIGSVLTDRLASRGHALTLLMRSSRQQPVQPGRRWITWTPGAGGEWESLVDGADGIINLAGEPIAARRWTRAQKQKILASRVETTEAIVRAIDKAKNKPAFLLNASAIGYYGDRGDETITEQSSPGVGFLAETARKWEEAARKAEPMGVRVVYLRIGIVLGRGGVLAKMLPPFRFFLGGPLGTGKQWVSWIHMDDQIDLMMYVLEHPEVSGPVNATAPNPVTMKDFCRTLAKVLHRPCWLPVPALVLRLALGEMADVILTGQKVLPAVAQKLGYRFRYPHLEGALRACLPF